A stretch of Episyrphus balteatus chromosome 2, idEpiBalt1.1, whole genome shotgun sequence DNA encodes these proteins:
- the LOC129909962 gene encoding mitochondrial coenzyme A diphosphatase NUDT8, whose protein sequence is MILQKQAIRLSSSYSAESILSPENRSKCLKCLQSVPMPKTKPNRLQPEASVLVPVCIDDKGETSILYTRRSGLLSRHVHQISFPGGIKDPEDASFEDCALRETEEEIGLPRSRVEIWGSGPMLKPPNAASIMPVYATIRNLNLNELKLNKVEVESAFTIPISELASPNNFRYTQFKQSYSGPVFIVGDKRIWGITGIMTHNFLQCLLPKEESSKRPIIKYIRPYRAK, encoded by the exons ATGATTCTACAAAAACAAGCAATAAGATTGTCTTCCAGTTATTCAGCTGAGTCAATCTTAAGTCCAGAGAATCGTTCAAAATGTCTTAAATGCTTACAAAGTGTTCCAAtgccaaaaaccaaaccaaatcGATTACAACCGGAAGCTTCCGTGTTGGTTCCGGTTTGTATTGATGACAAAGGTGAAACGTCGATTCTGTACACTCGCCGATCGGGTTTACTGAGTCGCCATGTCCACCAAATATCATTTCCAG GTGGAATAAAAGACCCCGAAGACGCTTCTTTCGAAGATTGTGCTCTTCGTGAAACTGAAGAAGAAATTGGACTTCCAAGATCTCGAGTTGAGATTTGGGGAAGTGGACCAATGTTAAAGCCACCAAATGCAGCTTCTATTATGCCAGTTTATGCCACAATAAGGaatttaaacttaaacgaaCTTAAACTCAATAAAGTTGAAGTTGAAAGCGCTTTTACAATACCCATTTCGGAATTAGCTTCTCCGAATAACTTTAGATATACTCAATTCAAACAAAGTTATAGTGGGCCAGTGTTTATTGTTGGAGATAAGAGAATTTGGGGAATTACGGGAATTATGACACATAATTTCCTGCAATGTTTGTTGCCGAAGGAGGAGAGTAGTAAGAGGccaataattaagtatattcgTCCTTATAGGGCGAAATAG